AACTCGCCCATGGCCTTGTCAAAGAAATGAGGGAGAATTCAGTTTCCCCAGATAAATTTACATATTCTACATTGATCACGTCATTTGGGAAACATGGATTCTTTGATGAATCGCTCGCTTTTCTGCAGCAGATGGAGCAGGATAGAATTGTTGGGGATCTCATAATCTATAGTAACCTCATCGAATTGGCTCGTAAGCTCAAGGATTACTCAAAAGCAATATCTCTCTTTACCAAACTAAGGAATGCTAACATTTCCCCGGACCTTATCGCGTACAATTCAATGATTAATGTGTTTGGTAAGGCTAAACTCTTCAATCAAGCACGCGAGCTCATTCGCCAAATGAAGGACGAAGGAGGTGCAGTTGCGCCGGATACAGTGAGCTATTCCACCTTGTTGAATGCTTTTGTTGAAGACGAGAATTTCTTGGAAGCGTTATCAGTTTTCTCAGAGATGAAGGATGTTGGTGTTCCTCTTGACTTGACGACTTGTAACATAATGATTGATGTTTATGGGAAGTTGGACATGGTGAAAGAAGCAGACAGGCTGTTTTGGAGTATGAGGAAGATGAATGTTTCACCTAATGTTGTTAGTTACAATACGATGTTGAGAGTCTATGGCGAGGCAGAGCTATTTGGGGAGGCCATTCATCTTTTTAGGTTGATGCAGAGGAAGGAAATTGAACAGAATGTAGTGACGTATAATACCATGATCATGATATACGGGAAATCTCTGGAGCATGAGAAGGCGACTAATTTGATTCAGGAGATGAGAGACAGAGGGATTGAACCTGACGCCATTACATACTCTACAATCATATCTATATGGGATAAGGCTGGAAAATTGGACAGAGCAGCAGTTTTGTTTCAGAAACTGAGGAGTACCGGTGTGAAAATTGATCAAGTTCTGTACCAAACGATGCTTGTGGCTTATGAACGTGCAGGCTTGATTGGGCATGCCAAGCGTCTGCTTCATGAACTAAAGCACCCAAATGAGGTTTCTAGAGAAACAGCAATACTTATTTTAGCAAGGGCAGGTAGAATTGAGGAAGCAATTTGGTTGTTTCGGCAAGCTTTTGATGCCGGCAATGTAAAGGATATCTCTGTCTTTGAGTGCATGATTGAGCTGTTCTCTCGAAACAAGAAACATGCAAATGTGATTGAAGTTTTTGAGAAGATGAGAGTAGCTGGATATTTTCCTTGTTCAAACATTATTGCAGTTGTGTTGAATGCTTACGGAAAACTCCAGGAATTTGAGAAAGCAGAAGCTGTTTACCAGGAGATGAAAGAAGAGGGATGTATATTTTCAAACCAAGTGCACTTTCAAATGCTGGCATTGTATGGAGCAAGAAGAAACTTCAATGCGTTGGAGGCACTAATTGATGAATTAGAATCCAACCCGAATGTACATAAGAAGGACTTGTATCTTGTAGCAGCAGGAGTATATGAGAGAGCTAATAGATTGAATGATGCTTCTCGTCTTATTAGCcacataagaaaaagaaatagatagCAAATGCAAGAAACCGGAAATCATCTTTCAATTAATTGATACATTCTATTCTCATGGTCTATAATTGATCTGATCTTGAAAATCGGCAGGAGGTAGGAGGATATGCATTCAAATTTAGACAATTGTAAATTGCATGAAGTAGaatgtttacatgtaaattctTCATATTTCTGTCTTAAACCACTGGGGCTTTGGCAGAAAACTTCATTTAAGCTTTGTGAGTCTGTGTCATGTCTTGCCAAGTTGTGCCATAAGCGCAGATGAGGTACCCATAAAGGTGTCAGGTGGTTCAAATTTTTGTAGAATATGATCCAATAATTTGTATAATTGTGGTTTCAGCTCAGGAAATAATTTTTGTCATCCATTGGGTTGTGGCGAAGGAATGTTATGGCTCTGTGACTTTTGTCATAGAGGGAGCAAGCATTCCTTCAATTCTTAATGCACCTTTTTTGTATTCCTTTCCTCATACTAGATCCTTGTGATCATGTGTTAACAGCCAAGGTTGGTAAAGCTGATCTCTTACAcatctttccctttttccagAGGAAACTAGAAACTACTTGATTCAGTGACTAAAATATCACTTCTTTTGAAAAACTGAACTGTTACGATCATAACACCAGCAGTACTTAGAAGCTCTTTCTCTTCCCCTGTTCTGTGCCAGAAAAGGTTATCAAAGTAAATGAGATTGTTTAGCTGCATTGGTTCCTGCCTTGTACATCATTAATTGGTTTCTTCCAATGTAATACTTATATCTGGGATAAATGAAAGGAGTTGCTCCATTTGtaccaaaattttctttgtttttctgttcAAATATCAGTTATCATGCCAATGAAGAAAAGGGCCTATAAAGAAATGGTTGGCTCAAGGTGTCAGCAGTCAATATAGCtgtaaaaaattatatacaatGAATCTGCAAGTTTCTAGTTTCATGATGAAGTGATGTATCCAAGAAATAGCTCGCTAACACTACTGCTCATTTCTCATGCCAAGAGTTACTTGGTTACCTCCACTCTAATGTTGGCCGATGGGGAGGGGAATCCAACAAAATATCttacctttcttctttctttattttttcccccATTTCATCAAATCTTTTTACTCAGGGAAGCCGAATATTGTCTGAAGTTGAAAGGATATATTagttctttttgttctttaccTCTTTAGGGTGGTCAGCATGTCTTAATCCTGCTTGCAGCTGAATGGTTTTCTTTTCGCAGACTTGTGGAGGTTATGCTTTCCCAATGACTTGAAAGTGTATCTGGAGATGCATTTCGCCGGAGATGTTATAACATGCCAAGTTTTAGGCAGATCACACATTTGTTGCACTCCAAATTAGAACTATCTGCATTTACATGGTGAATAAAGAGTTTCTAAAAATTACATTCTTAGCATAGTTAGGTTTGAATCTTGATAAGCTTGAGCTGTACGTCCCCACTTAATGGTGAGCATGTAGCATGTCCTAGATCATATTTTCTTGGCAAAGGCTCACCGTTGAAAGTTTACAAGCAGCAGCATCCTCATCGAAGTTGGTGAAGAACACGCAACTTTTGACCCCTGAGAAATTTATCTTCAATTAGACCTAAAAAATATCATTCTGGGGATTtttaatttagttattaatgctGAGGAGGAAACTGGTGAACCTCCGGCTTTCAGAACTTGTCTGGAGTTTTATCAAATTTATAAATACCTTCCTGAAATCACATCCTTCGCCTCCACCCGTCAGAACTTGCGTTTATGAAATCTATGTTGATGGCTGTACTTTAGAGATCTTATGTTCAACTTTGGCTATCTAGTTACTTAACAGGAAGCAAAAAATCAAGTTGTTCTCATGCATCGCGAGAAACTTGTGATACAAAATCATTTGTTTGGCTTTCAAATTCAAGTGAAGTTGCTCAAGTAAGACAAATTTTAGTTGTAGTGATAAATTTTGCTGCAGTTTGCCCTGCATGTCACTGATAACTATTTTCTGCTACAGTTGTGCTCTGAAGCGTGTCTTCTTTTGGTTCAAATAAATGGTTTGAAGCTCTTTGCCAGGATTGTCAAGGGTTGCTACTTGTTACCATATTTTGGTTGAATGTTGCCTCAATTAGTCAATTTGATCCTGTGAATATTTACGCTTGTTTCCGAAGGGATTTCAGATCCGAGCTGAATATAAGTGCCGTGTTGGATGGGTGTTAAACCCACCGCGGATCTGagttacctctctctctctctctcttttcctctctcccgAGGGTCGTTTCGTCCGGCGACGCGTTTCTTCGTCCGGCCACGCCATCTCCAGCCGGAGAGTTCTGGGCTTCGGTAAGTCTGTCGGTCCCTCTCTTTCCCGCGGAGGGTTCGATGCCTTTCCGCCGGAAAAAGGAGGGCTTCGAACCTTCTATTTTTCGCCGGCGAAACCGAGGGCTCGCAACCCTTGTTCTCAGGCGGAAAGGAGGGCTTCCAGCCCTCTTCGCCGGAGAAACAGAGGGCTCGAAGCCCTCGTTCTCCGGAAATGAGGGCTTCGGGGCCTCTGTTTTCGCTTGTaattcttcaaatttcaaaatcataactTACCAATGTATGAAACTTATGTCTTTTTATCAATTTGAAAATCATGATTTGCTAATACATGAACACCAAATTTCCATGAGTCCATGTAAAGAGGGAACCAAAAACATTTCCTCCATTTATTTGCAACTTGTGTTGAGTTTTAGCACCGTGTAGCAAGTAATTGGCATGTTGGAGCTAAATTGTTTGAGTTGCATTCTGCGCCTCCATGAGGCCTTTTCTTCCAGCTAGGGAGTGGGGAGGCGGCACAGGCGTTCTTCCCCCCTGGATTTATTCGTTGGAAGATGCAGAATGGATGTGTTAGAGACTGTGATTCACTTGACTCTGGTGAGCTTGAAAGCATCCTGCAAGCCTTACCTGCTCCTCTCCGTCGTCGAGATTTTCAGACCCTAGCAGAGATTGCTAAGACCAGGGAGGGCCGGTCGGAGCTCTCCACTGTGAATCCTCTCCCTTCATTGCTTACCCTTGTCCGCTTCCTCCTCTCCCACCCTGGCTCAGACATCATCGTGCCTTCCCTGAGGCTCATCCGGAACCTCTGTGCCGGTGATGCGCAATGCCAATATTCGTTTGTGGCAAATGGCGGCGCAGACGCTGTTGCAGTAGCTGTCGGCTGCAGTGAATCTGCTGAAGTTGTCCGCTTCGGGTTTGAGGTATCTGCGAATGTCGCGTCAGGCGGAGAAATGCACCGGTCGGTACTGTGGAGAGCGTTGTTTCCCGGCGGTTTTAAGAGGGGTCTCTGCTCCTTCGATGACCCGAGGATTGCCGATCCCGCGTGTAGGATTCTGCATGTGTGTGTCAGCGAGAAGAATGGCAGGTTGGTGGAACTCTGTGGGCTTGAGGGAGTGCCGATCATGGCGTGTTTGATCCGAAAATCATCTAAAAGTGGTaggtttccttcttcttcctcttcatttccTCCTACTTCCCCTTCTTCGAGTTGATTCTTTGTTGCACATTTGAGAAGCATATTGGGATTTTGGTGGTTTTGCGGCGGCAGATTTGCCGGAATATGGTGGGAACCATGTGGAgtagaaatataaaatttggtCCAGGTCCGGTTTTGGATAGGCAGCGACTTTGAGCTGATCTTTGGTACATCAAAAGCCATTAATTGATTGATTTAGCCCCTATAGAATTCTTTATAAATTTATAACCAAAAGAACTTTGTTGCTTACATGGATTTCAATGTTGAAAATCATCGTGGTTGAAAGATGGTGCATTTTGATGTCTTTCCCATTACATTTTGGCGTCATTATCACCAGAAGGCTGCTGGCTAAAAGAATCTGACGTGTTGCTCCAAATGCATGGCAATGTGATATGGGCTTTTTCTGAATCTTTTCTCTTGCAGAATTTCTTTTTCGGCTGTAGGGTTTATTTTGAATGATTGCTAGATTCCGGAATTTGAATAATGATCTTAGCTTCATGGTGAGCAGGCATTTATTTTGTTTCGTTTTGTCCTATCAGTATCTTGTTATCTGTGAAAAAAGTTCTAGTGCAACTCACTCgcatattttctttttggggaAAGTAACTATAATCTCCACTTTATAGTTGTGAATGTTACTCGTCTATAGTTCCAACTATCAATCAGAAAATAGATACATGTTTTAGTTATTTGGGTTTACACTAAGCTTATTTCAAACTTGTTCACCAGATGGAGTTGAAGCAGAGTGGATACAGTTGCTCCTCCAAAAAATCTGTTTAGAAGAATCTTGTTTTTCTCAGTTGTTTGCCGGATTAGGCACAAGGGGAGTTTCCGATTACCATGAAAATAATATCTCTGAGGGTGGCTACTCTGTGGAGCAAGTGTATCTGTTGCGTGCAATTTCAGAGGGATTAAGCCAGCAAGGAAGTGATCTTGTTATCAGTAAAGATGTCGCACTATCTGTTTTTAGTATATTCAGGTCAGCTGCAGAATTAATTCGGAGTAGCTCTACGAAAGAAGCCACTTCGCCAACTTCTTCACCAACAGTTGATGTTTTGAGGCATGCAATATTGATCTTAAGAGATGTTTGCTCTGTGGAGGACCGAAAGGGGCTGCCAGTGGAACCATCCATGCTAAATGTTGAAGACCTGCAAGTGGAAGATCCATCCACCGTTGACTCACTCTTGTCTGCTGGTCTTGTGCACTTCATGTTGGGCCTGCTGCAGGAACTTGGGGAGCCTGCAATTATTCGGAAGGCAAAAAACAAATCAAGAAGCACTGGCCTTGGTTCTGTGGGAAACTCAAATGGGCAAGCTGCATTTCAAGCACCTGAAGGTGGTGAAGAGGCCAGTCCTCTCGAACCACAATTGGTGTGTCCATATAAAGGATTTCGAAGAGATTTAGTTGCTGTTCTTGGCAACTCAGCGTACCGAAGGAAGCATGCCCAGGATGAGATTAGGAGACAGACGGGAATATTGCTGCTATTACAGCAGTGTGTGGTTGATGAAGATAACCCCTTCTTGAGAGAATGGGGCATATGGACCGTGAGAAACTTGCTGGAGGGCAATGCTGAGAACCAAAGAGAAGTGGCAGAACTAAAGATTCAAGGGTCTGTTGACACGCCTGAAATTTCAGAGCTGGGCCTGCAAGTGAAGGTTGACCCTGAGACTGGCCGTGCAAAGTTGGTGAATGTTACCTAATGAAAGATTCTCTGTATGTCATATGCCATTGCTCAcctccttttaatttttttcactctttttacCATCTTAGTAGGAGTCCCTGACTTTTAACAGCCATCCAACTGCTTTGGCAGAAATTATCAGGAATATATTCATCTTCTTTTGCTGTCTAATCTAGAAGCTGAAAAGGAATGATCATCCATTTAAAACTCTTGTATCACATGATATAAACATCCAGATAACATATGCTTGGATTGATTTTAGGCTTGTGAGCATGATGATCACATATGTGCAGACATTGCAACCCGTAGCAACTAATTTTACAATGCAGTCATGAACTGATATGAACCAACACTGCAACCCATAGCAGCTACTTTTACAATGTAGTCATGAAGCAGGTACCATTTTGAATCCCATTATGTTGCCACTCGAAGTGGTCAGAAGTTCGAATCCGCACTGATTTCACATTCCTGCATCGAAACCCTCACCATCTAAATAATGGAGTTGAGTTTGCttgagaaaaaagaattgattGCCAATACACCATGTTCACACAGTGAGTCTCCTAATTGATGAGGGATTTTCCTTCAAATGCTTTCTTCATTGTTCTATTCATATTTCAAAGGCTTCTCTATCTTGGGATTGGGACATGAAATAGCAGGATGGATGTTAAAGCGCATGATATCATAAatagtttttgtttatttatttagtaCGAAGATAACTTTTTTGGGACTATTTATTGGGCCTACCATCTGAGAAGAAGACTCCAAGTGAACACCGCTACCGTGATACGTGAACACCATGAACAAACTTATAGCAATACGATAATACCACATGAAAACTTGTACTGAAAATTGATCAGGTTGAAACTTTATCCAAGGTCTTTATCTCGACTACTATTTTTAATATCAATACGTGTGGGAGTCTATTAGCCAATACTTATAatatcatcaaataaatgtttatattgttctttttcatcttataaATCAATTTAACATATTTCAATTACTCCTTAAATCTAAACAATCCAAAAATCAGCCAATACAGGTCATACATAATTATACTTAGTCGAATACATGGTATCTATGAGCAAACCGATACGGAACCAATAATGTTATTTACAACATTGAACTCGACATCTTCCATAAGTCCCCTTCTCATCATGGAGCACTTGTCGCTGTAGCACAAGCTGATATCTTTCTGTAATACTATTTATATCGAGATGCtattaaagaaaaagacaagtttACACCTTGGTGTCAGTTTGGTTGTCTTTGTGATATAAATTGTAAAGTTTAAAGCCGGTCGTTTATATCTCCAGCGTAGCTGGTTAGGTTAAGAATCTATTAAAAGTTAAGTTAGGTTTATTTATAGTTCGATTCTCGTGGGTGTCATGCTTCTACCTCTTTGATAAGATACAATCTTTGATAAGATACAAGACATAAATTAAAAAGTACACTACCACGATCGTTGATGCCGACACAGCTCAAACCCCATAAATGAAGGGAATAGGAGGCCTTTAAGCATCCTTTCATTGTTAGAGTCTACCCTCCCAAAAAGCTGGTCAT
This window of the Nymphaea colorata isolate Beijing-Zhang1983 chromosome 2, ASM883128v2, whole genome shotgun sequence genome carries:
- the LOC116247733 gene encoding pentatricopeptide repeat-containing protein At5g39980, chloroplastic, producing the protein MLLLRSSSSTINPSFFSVLGEQKWSKRPSVLMASSSPSTSGRRKRDIWAPKSRHHHVSSSASVPLHLLRTDHLVNMNEVLNAIEQSSTEDELFDFLASLKRDATNCRPSLRLMVSILSKQTDWQKTLAIHDWMMEKGDYPPSVFSYNVVLRNVLRAKQWELAHGLVKEMRENSVSPDKFTYSTLITSFGKHGFFDESLAFLQQMEQDRIVGDLIIYSNLIELARKLKDYSKAISLFTKLRNANISPDLIAYNSMINVFGKAKLFNQARELIRQMKDEGGAVAPDTVSYSTLLNAFVEDENFLEALSVFSEMKDVGVPLDLTTCNIMIDVYGKLDMVKEADRLFWSMRKMNVSPNVVSYNTMLRVYGEAELFGEAIHLFRLMQRKEIEQNVVTYNTMIMIYGKSLEHEKATNLIQEMRDRGIEPDAITYSTIISIWDKAGKLDRAAVLFQKLRSTGVKIDQVLYQTMLVAYERAGLIGHAKRLLHELKHPNEVSRETAILILARAGRIEEAIWLFRQAFDAGNVKDISVFECMIELFSRNKKHANVIEVFEKMRVAGYFPCSNIIAVVLNAYGKLQEFEKAEAVYQEMKEEGCIFSNQVHFQMLALYGARRNFNALEALIDELESNPNVHKKDLYLVAAGVYERANRLNDASRLISHIRKRNR
- the LOC116247735 gene encoding uncharacterized protein LOC116247735, with amino-acid sequence MQNGCVRDCDSLDSGELESILQALPAPLRRRDFQTLAEIAKTREGRSELSTVNPLPSLLTLVRFLLSHPGSDIIVPSLRLIRNLCAGDAQCQYSFVANGGADAVAVAVGCSESAEVVRFGFEVSANVASGGEMHRSVLWRALFPGGFKRGLCSFDDPRIADPACRILHVCVSEKNGRLVELCGLEGVPIMACLIRKSSKSDGVEAEWIQLLLQKICLEESCFSQLFAGLGTRGVSDYHENNISEGGYSVEQVYLLRAISEGLSQQGSDLVISKDVALSVFSIFRSAAELIRSSSTKEATSPTSSPTVDVLRHAILILRDVCSVEDRKGLPVEPSMLNVEDLQVEDPSTVDSLLSAGLVHFMLGLLQELGEPAIIRKAKNKSRSTGLGSVGNSNGQAAFQAPEGGEEASPLEPQLVCPYKGFRRDLVAVLGNSAYRRKHAQDEIRRQTGILLLLQQCVVDEDNPFLREWGIWTVRNLLEGNAENQREVAELKIQGSVDTPEISELGLQVKVDPETGRAKLVNVT